Genomic segment of Candidatus Aegiribacteria sp.:
CTAACGAATTTCGGCACCATCTCAAAGGGTATCGAGACACTGAATGATCTCGAAAAAGCGGAGAAAGAGGGTTACCCGGTAAGCCTTACGAAAAAGGAGATTCTCAGAAAAAAGAGAAAAAGAGAAAAACTTGAGAAGGATCTCACGGGTATCCGCAACATGAAGAAACTACCCGGAGTTGTTATTGTCGTTGATATCAAGAAAGAACAGATCGCGGTCAGAGAAGCAAAAAAGCTCAAAATACCGTGCATAGGCATTGTTGATACGAATTGCGATCCTACTGAAGTCGATTATCCGATCCCCGGCAACGATGATGCTATTAAATCAATATCGATGATAGTTGGAACCCTTGCCGATTTTGCTCTTCTGAGCGCTGAAGGCGCTGGTTCCGATGAATCAGATGCCGTTGCTTCCGAAAAGATATCCGAAGAGATAACAGAGGATGTAAGCGAGAAGGCTCCGGCTGAAAAAGATGATAAGAAGAAGCCGGAAATCAAAAAACCCGCCAGGAAAAAAACCACGAGTAAAGCCCCTGAGAAAACTGTCTCAAAGGAATCTGATAAAGATGTAGCCGAAGTGAAGACCGAGAAGAAAGAAGCTTCAAAGAAACCCGCGAAAAAGACTGCTGCGAAAACAACGAAAAAAACTACCGCAAAAACAACGAAAAAAACTGCAGTGAAAAAAGCTCCTGAAAAGAAAACAACTGAAGCAATTAAAGCAGTGAAGACCACTGAAAAGGCCGCTTCGGATGATTCTACTGAGAACGTAAGCACTTCCGAAGAGGGAAAGGAATCAGGTGAATAATGAGTGTTAATCTTGGTGATCTCAAGCAGCTCAGAAAGGCTACCGGTGCGGGTATGCTTGATTGCAAGAACGCACTTGATGAGAGTGACGGCGATATGCAGAAGGCCATCACAATTCTCAGGGAGAAGGGCATAAAAGTAGCATCCAAAAAAGCATCAAGGGATGCGGACGAAGGTCTAATAGTATCCTATATTCACCCCCCCGGAAAACTTGGTGTTATGGTTGAGATTAACTGCGAAACGGATTTTGTCGCGATGACAGAGGATTTCAGAAAATTCGCAAAACAGATAGCGATGCATATAGCCGCTTATCCCCCTGTTGTTGTATCCCGGGAGGATCTTCCGGAAGAAGCCGTAGAAGCTGAGAAAAAAGTACTCATCGCGCAACTTGAAGATTCCGGCAAACCGGCTGAGATTATTGAAAAAATAGTAGACGGCAGGATGGAGAAATTCTATCTGGAAACGTGTCTGCTCGACCAGGAATGGTCCGATGACCCTGAACTGGGAACGGTAAAGGATGCGCTTACAGACCTGATAGGAAAGCTTCGGGAAAACATTGTGATTAGAAGATTCGCAAGGTTTTCAATAGGTAACTGATGAACGAGGACGACCCGGCGGCCAGCGAGCGGATACTTCTCAAACTCAGCGGAGAGATACTTGCAGGCGAAGCCGGTCACGGAATTGATCCGGAATTCACGGGAAAAATTGCCAGAGCCATTCTGAATCTGGTATACGCAGGCTGCAGTGTAGGTGTTGTTACGGGTGGAGGAAACTTCATTCGCGGAAGAGACCTTCGATCAACTGACCGGATCACCGGCGATCAGATGGGAATGCTGGCGACACTTATAAACGGTCTGGCACTGAGAGACGCGTTAAGGAAGCACGGTGGCAAAGCCATCGTGCTTTCCTCTATACCTGTTGAAGGCATTTTTGAGACATTCACACCGGAGAAAGCTGAAGTATTCCTCAATCGCGGTTATGTAGTCATATACTCGGGCGGCACGGGCAACCCATGTCTTACCACTGATACAGCCGCGGCACTGAGGGCTGTTCAGACAAGATGTTCAAGGCTGCTCAAAGGTACGAAAGTCGATGGAGTGTACGATTCCGATCCTGCGCAAAATCCTGACGCAAAACGATTTAATACGCTGTCATACGAGGATGTGCTCAGGCTTGACCTGAAAGTGATGGATGCCGCGGCAATTGCCATTTGCAGGGATGCCGGACTTCCTGTTAGTGTTTTTGATATATGGAATCCGGAGAATATCATCAGGGTATTCAAAGAACCGTCAACGGGAAGCCTGATAGGGGGAATTAGCAATGATTGATCAGATTCTGAAGGATCAGAAGAGCAGAATGAAAAAGGCGGTTGAAACCACCACAAGAGAAATGGCTGTAATAAGAACCGGAAAGGCAAGTCCCGCTCTGCTTGATAATATCCGGGTCGAGTGCTGGGGAGGCCAGCATCCCATTAAACAGGTTGCAGGTATATCTGCGCCGGAACCCCGCCTGATCGTCATACAACCGTTTGACCCATCAACATCGGATGATATCGTTCGCGCTATCCAGAAATCGGATCTGGGCCTCATTCCTTCCGCGGACGGACCCGTTATCAGGATACCTGTTCCAAAGCTGTCAGACGAGCGCAGAAAGGAACTGAGCCGCCATGTTAAGAAGCTTGCGGAATCCGGTAGAACCGCGATAAGAAATATCAGAAGAAGTGGCAATGACGAACTGCATAAGGCCAATAAAGCCAGTGACATCACCGAGGATGAAGAGTACAAAACCCTCAGCGATATTCAGGATTCCGCAGATAAGGCTATTGCAGAAATCGACAAATATCTTGAGACTAAAGAAGCTGAAATACTCGAGGTTTGACAATCTTGATCGCTGACAGCCTTCTAACCCATGTGGGAATCATAATGGACGGCAACGGCCGCTGGGCAAGATCCCACAGCCTGAAAAGGATAGAAGGTCACAAAGCGGCAGAAAAATCCATTCATGAAGCCGTTGAATTCTGTGGTGAAACGGGAGTGAAATACCTGACCCTTTACGCGTTCTCCACAGAGAACTGGAAAAGACCCAGGGCAGAAGTAAGCTTTATAATGGCACTTCTTAAAAGTTTCATCAAGCGCAATATTGAAAACCTTGACGGGAACAGGGTCAGAATCAGAGCTACCGGAAGGCTTGATGATCTGCCTTCAGGACCGCTTGATGTACTACGGAGCGCGATGGACAGAACAAGGAACAACGACGGGCTCAATCTTATACTCGCCCTCAGCTACGGAGGCAGGGCTGAGATCACCGACGCGATGAAACAGATCGCTGATGACATTGAAACGGGATTGGTAAAAGCTTCAGCCGTCACCGAAGAAACCATTTCGGCTCACATGTACCTTCCGGATGTACCCGATCCTGATATCATTATCCGGACAAGCGGGGAGCAAAGACTGTCGAATTTCCTTCTTTGGGAATCCGCTTACTCCGAACTGTACTTCACCGATGTCCTCTGGCCCGATTTCAGAAAGAGACATCTTGAAGAGGCTTTCGAAGCTTACAGAGCAAGACGAAGACGATTCGGCGATATAGATTCCGACTGATGAAATTATTTCAATCCCTTGCGAGCAGAGTCGCGGTTGCAGTTCCCGGTATAGGCCTTTTTGTGCTCATAGCGCTTCTTGATATCCCCTTCCTGACAGCTGTTTTTTTCTCACTTATTTCTGCTCTCTGCGCTGCTGAAGCTATCAGCCTCATCAAACCGGGTTCCGGTCCGATCACGAATTCAGTATACGCAGCGCTGATTGCCGGATCAACTGTCGCTGTCGCTCTTCTTGCGCCCATCCTGTCAATTAC
This window contains:
- the rpsB gene encoding 30S ribosomal protein S2; its protein translation is MKIPSMKEMLEAGIHFGHQKSRWNPKMKNYIFMARNGIHIIDLKKSRALLEDAANLVSKTVASGKSVLFVATKKQGRECLKEHALRCGQYYVTERWMGGMLTNFGTISKGIETLNDLEKAEKEGYPVSLTKKEILRKKRKREKLEKDLTGIRNMKKLPGVVIVVDIKKEQIAVREAKKLKIPCIGIVDTNCDPTEVDYPIPGNDDAIKSISMIVGTLADFALLSAEGAGSDESDAVASEKISEEITEDVSEKAPAEKDDKKKPEIKKPARKKTTSKAPEKTVSKESDKDVAEVKTEKKEASKKPAKKTAAKTTKKTTAKTTKKTAVKKAPEKKTTEAIKAVKTTEKAASDDSTENVSTSEEGKESGE
- the tsf gene encoding translation elongation factor Ts; this translates as MSVNLGDLKQLRKATGAGMLDCKNALDESDGDMQKAITILREKGIKVASKKASRDADEGLIVSYIHPPGKLGVMVEINCETDFVAMTEDFRKFAKQIAMHIAAYPPVVVSREDLPEEAVEAEKKVLIAQLEDSGKPAEIIEKIVDGRMEKFYLETCLLDQEWSDDPELGTVKDALTDLIGKLRENIVIRRFARFSIGN
- the pyrH gene encoding UMP kinase, which translates into the protein MNEDDPAASERILLKLSGEILAGEAGHGIDPEFTGKIARAILNLVYAGCSVGVVTGGGNFIRGRDLRSTDRITGDQMGMLATLINGLALRDALRKHGGKAIVLSSIPVEGIFETFTPEKAEVFLNRGYVVIYSGGTGNPCLTTDTAAALRAVQTRCSRLLKGTKVDGVYDSDPAQNPDAKRFNTLSYEDVLRLDLKVMDAAAIAICRDAGLPVSVFDIWNPENIIRVFKEPSTGSLIGGISND
- the frr gene encoding ribosome recycling factor; amino-acid sequence: MIDQILKDQKSRMKKAVETTTREMAVIRTGKASPALLDNIRVECWGGQHPIKQVAGISAPEPRLIVIQPFDPSTSDDIVRAIQKSDLGLIPSADGPVIRIPVPKLSDERRKELSRHVKKLAESGRTAIRNIRRSGNDELHKANKASDITEDEEYKTLSDIQDSADKAIAEIDKYLETKEAEILEV
- a CDS encoding isoprenyl transferase; protein product: MDGNGRWARSHSLKRIEGHKAAEKSIHEAVEFCGETGVKYLTLYAFSTENWKRPRAEVSFIMALLKSFIKRNIENLDGNRVRIRATGRLDDLPSGPLDVLRSAMDRTRNNDGLNLILALSYGGRAEITDAMKQIADDIETGLVKASAVTEETISAHMYLPDVPDPDIIIRTSGEQRLSNFLLWESAYSELYFTDVLWPDFRKRHLEEAFEAYRARRRRFGDIDSD